The following are encoded in a window of Myxocyprinus asiaticus isolate MX2 ecotype Aquarium Trade chromosome 17, UBuf_Myxa_2, whole genome shotgun sequence genomic DNA:
- the ppie gene encoding peptidyl-prolyl cis-trans isomerase E, which produces MASNKRVLYVGGLAEEVDEKVLHAAFIPFGDITDIQIPLDYETEKHRGFGFIEFELAEDAAAAIDNMNESELFGRTIRVNTAKPMRIKEGSSRPVWSEDDWLKKFSGQTTEESEEVASAAESASTNTQEGEPPAKKGRTNPQVYMDIKIGNKPAGRLCFLLRADVVPMTAENFRCLCTHEKGFGFKGSSFHRIIPQFMCQGGDFTNHNGTGGKSIYGRKFDDENFVLKHTAPGQLSMANSGPDTNGSQFFITVDKTDWLDGKHVVFGELTEGMDVLRAMEAQGSKDGKTKQKVIISNCGEYV; this is translated from the exons ATGGCGTCGAATAAACGTGTTCTTTATGTTG GTGGGCTTGCGGAAGAGGTGGATGAGAAAGTGCTGCACGCGGCGTTTATTCCGTTCGGCGACATCACAGATATTCAGATTCCACTGGATTATGAGACTG AGAAACACAGAGGTTTTGGATTCATCGAGTTTGAGCTGGCAGAG GATGCAGCGGCTGCCATCGATAACATG aatgaaTCGGAACTGTTCGGCAGAACTATCAGGGTGAACACTGCTAAACCCATGAGGATTAAAGAGGGCTCTTCTCGACCAG TGTGGTCTGAAGATGACTGGCTGAAGAAATTCTCAGGGCAGACCACAGAGGAGAGTGAGGAGGTGGCGTCAGCTGCAGAATCAGCCAGTACAAACACTCAGGAG GGAGAACCGCCGGCAAAGAAAGGTAGAACTAACCCTCAGGTCTACATGGACATCAAGATTGGCAACAAACCTGCAGGCAGATTGTGCTTCCTTCTGCGAGCGGATGTTGTGCCCATGACCGCAG AAAATTTCCGTTGTCTGTGTACACACGAGAAGGGCTTTGGATTCAAAGGCAGCAGCTTCCACAGAATCATCCCTCAGTTTATGTGTCAGGGTGGAGATTTTACCAACCACAACGGCACTGGAGGCAAATCGATCTATGGTCGCAAGTTTGACGATGAAAACTTTGTCCTCAAACATACTGCACCAG GTCAACTGTCGATGGCAAACTCAGGTCCTGATACAAACGGCTCTCAGTTCTTTATCACTGTTGATAAAACTGATTGGTTGGATGGCAAACATGTGGTATTTGGAGAGCTCACAGAGGGCATGGATGTACTACGAGCCATGGAG gctCAGGGATCAAAAGATGGCAAGACCAAACAGAAAGTCATCATCTCCAACTGTGGAGAGTATGTGTGA